The stretch of DNA GCCCCGCGACGATTATGGCTTTTCCAAATACTGCATCTCAAAATACATCGGCGAGTATTCTAATTTTTTCTGCCTCAGGCTGTTCGGCGTGTTCGGAAGATACGAGGATTACGAATATAAATTCATATCGAACGCAGTCGTAAAAAATCTTCTTCATATGCCGGTAACCATCAGGCAAAACGTAAATTTCAGCTGGTTATACATAAAAGATCTCTTTCCGGTCGTCGAATATTTCCTGGCAAAAGATCCTGAATTCGCATTTTATAATGTAACGCCGCCGGAAAACCTGGATCTCGTTTCGGTTGCACGGGAGATCAATTCGGTTTCGGATTATAAGTCGGATATTATTGTCGAAAACGAGGGAATGAACCTGGATTACAGCGGATCGAACGAACGGCTGGCCGCCGAGATTAAAAAATTAAGGTTTACTCCTTTCGATTCCGCTTTAAAGGAGTTAACAGGTTATTATAAATCGATACTGCCCACAATTGATATGGACACTATTTTACAGGACAGTTATGCCTCCGGGTGCAGGATAAAAAAATGATTTTGGTGTAAATACAATGGATGAAGAAGAGATACGAAATGATATTTTTAAGAAGGTTGAGTTGCTCTGCAGGTTAAGAAAAAATAGTGAAGAGTTCGTCCCCGGGAAGACCCCGGTCAATTATGCAGGCAGGGTTTACGATGAGAAAGAGATGATCTCCCTTGTCGATTCCGCACTGGATTTCTGGCTGACATCAGGGAGATATGCAGAAAAATTCGAAAAGGATCTTGCGGATTTTATCGGTGTCAAATACTGCCTGCTGACGAACTCGGGATCATCCGCGAATCTGCTGGCGATCTCTGCACTGACATCCCAAAAACTCGGTGAAGACAGATTAAAACCGGGAGACGAAGTCATCACGACTGCCTGCGGGTTCCCTACGACGTTGAACCCGATTATCCAGAATAACCTGACGCCGGTTTTTGTTGACGTGGAGCTCGGAACTTATAATATAAAAACTGAAAATCTCAAGGATGCGGTCTCCGAAAAGACAAAGGCGATCTTCGTTCCGCATACTCTGGGCAATCCCGCAGATATCTGCAAAATAAGGGAGGTCGCCGATGAATTCGATCTCTGGTTTATCGAGGATAACTGCGATGCACTGGGATCGAAATACGAAGGCAGATTTACCGGAAGCTACGGGGACATCTCGACATGCAGTTTTTACCCGGCTCATCATATAACGATGGGGGAAGGAGGGGCTGTTTTGACCGACGATCCCCTTCTCAAAAGAATCATCGCTTCGTTTAGGGACTGGGGCCGGGACTGCTGGTGCGACCCTGGAAAAGACAACTCATGCGGGAAGCGCTTTACCCAAAAATTCGGAGATCTGCCGCAGGGATATGACCACAAATATGTTTACTCGCATGTCGGCTACAACCTCAAAGTCACCGATATGCAGGCGGCAATAGGTGTGGAGCAGATAAAAAAACTTCCTCACTTTATCGAAAGGCGGAAAGAGAATTTTGCCGAATTAAGCAGCATCTTAGCAAAATATTCCGAGTACCTGCTGCTGCCGTACCCGGCAACCAAATCAGATCCGAGCTGGTTCGGATTTCCGGTTGTCGTAAAGGATGATGCACCTTTCAAAAGGAGCGACATCGTAAGTTACCTGGAGGAGCACAAGATTGCCACACGGATGCTCTTCGGCGGCAACCTGACGAAGCAGCCGGCATATGAAGGGATAAAATACCGTTTGCCCGGATCTTTGGAGAACACCGATACAGTAATGAACGATTTATTCTGGATCGGTGTCTACCCCGGTATCGATGAGGCAAGGTTAAACTATATAGAGAAGGTCTTTTCAGATTTTTTTTGTAAATAATTTATCCAATCATCATTTTCTATCAAATAGAGAAAAAAAGGATCAGGAATATTCAAAAATTTTTCAATTTAAAATTAATCGTCATTTCTCAACTTTGACAAGACATAACAAACTATCATTGATAAAACTTTTAGTATCCTGATAATGTCTTTCAATAGAAATAACAGAGAAATTATTCAACTGGAATAAAGAATGCAATGAAGACTCCGAAAAGAAATTAATATGTTCGTGCAGCTTTACGAATCCTAACGGGGGAATATACCTGAATTTAATTCTGAATAAAGTAGAGTATAAATCAATTGCCTTTAAAATGAATTCCGGGGAATTAGCAAGTTTATTCAAATAATTTTCAGTTTTATTCCCAAACCAGTTTTTGTATTTAAATGGTTCATATGGTACTTCAAGGACTAAATATCCGTCAGGAGTAAGGATTTCGTGAATTTTGTTTAATATGACATGAGGATCGGAGACATGCTCAAGAACCATTGACAATATCACAACATCAAATGTATCATTTCCGACTGAATCAATATCGTCTACAAGAGTTACACCGGGTACGGGTGTGACTCCAGAGACTTCATATACATATCGTTCATCTGAAATATCGTCCGGAATAAATTGCCCGCGATCGCCTCCATAATCTAAAATTCGATTAAATCTTCTTTTGCCTGAAAGATTCGCGAGAATAAATTTTTTAATCTGCTCCTTTCTTTCGGCAATGACCTGTTCATTATACCCGATACCGTTATTTATTGATTCGGAATACCACGGTTCATACTTATGACGAACCTGAAAATATTCCGGACCCCTATAATCATCGTAAAGGCGCTCAACTTCATCGTCATCAAATCTTTGTTCGAAAAATCTGAATCCGCAGTTATTGCACGTGAAAAAACGGCACCCGGATGGCTTTTCTCCCAGGACATAATGCGATATAAAAGGCGATATAATGCCATAGGAATATGAAAGCGAATCTGAATTACAACAAGGGCAGATCTCAATATTATACATTCAAATTATCCCCCAAAATTCTTAATAATCATTTTTCGTCTTCATTAAAGTTTATTCTTTCTCTTTCTATAACAAGCGGCCTTTTCATCACACGTGTCTGGATCGAACCGACATATTCGCCGATTACACCTATGAAAAACAACTGTACGGCGGAGAAGAAGAAAAGCCCAATTACAAGGGGGGCAATTCCTACATCGAAACTATACCAGTATATCAGTTTATAGACTGTATAGAAAAATGCAAAGATCAGGCTTATTATTGCCAGTGTAAATCCGATTAAAGTTGCAAGCCGTAGTGGAATTTTGGAATAGCTTGTTATTCCAAGCATAGCCATATCATAAAGGGTGTAGAAATTATTCTTTGTAATCCCTCTTTTTCTTAAGGGCTGCTGATATTCAATCTGGCATATGTCATATCCGATCTCGCTGATCAGACCTCTCATATACGGATATGGATCATCGATTAATCTTAGCTGCTCTATTATCTTTTTGTCATACAAACCGAAGCCCGTGAAATTTTTGATCTGTTTCACATCCGACAGCTTCTCGATAAAATAATAGTATACCCTCCTGATTGAAAAGAGAAGAGCATTCTCTTCGCTTCCTTTTTTAACCCCGACAACGACCTTGCACCCTTCATTCCACTTTTCGATGAATTCGGGTATCATATCAGGAGGGTCCTGGAAGTCTGCAACAAGAGAGATCACTGCATCTCCTTTTGCCTGTATCAGGCCATGAAACGGCGACCGGATATGCCCGAAATTTCTTGCATTAACGATAATTTTTACATTTTTATCTTTTTCTGCAATTCCTTTGAGTATCGGGACGGTCCTGTCCGTAGAGGCATTGTCAATGAAGATGTGCTCGTATTCGTATTCATCGAGATCCTGGAATATTGACTTTACGGCCTCGTAGAGCAATTCCACATTTTCTTCTTCATTGTAGCATGCCGTAACAATACTGATTTTTCGACCCATTTTACCTGACTCATGCGATTTCTATTTGTTTCAGCAATATGTATTTAAATTCCGGATATACCCGGATATTTAACCGGGAATTAAATAATATTTGATTTTGGTTTACTCACATAAATTTAAGACCGGATTATATTAAATAATCACTCAGGTTTCCACTTTTTGAAGCTTAAATACCTGTGCCCGAAAAAACTTATAAACGTGGTTATCGGTATGCACAGCAATGCAGCAATCCTGGGATCAATGCCAAGTCCAGCGACAAATATCGGCATCAGGATTAGATTTTCAAGGAGGACGAACAGGTACACGAAGTTAAATTTTATAAATTCCGTAACCGGGTGATTTTTTGATGAAAAAACCCAGAATCTGTTCCAGATATAGCTGTGTGTAACGGCCAGAAAATGACCGGCAACCGTCGCAATCATATAATTCATGAAACCGACGAGAACGAAGAAAATAAGATATCCTACAACCGTATTTAAAATTCCAACCAGCAGGAATTTTGACAACTGGGGGAATATCTGGTGTCTGTTATATATTTGAAAAATTTTCTGTATGGATTCAGAAAAAAAATCTCTTATTTTCATATATCTTATCCCCTGAAAATATGAACGGGCAACACAATAAACTTATAGAGTTTTAAAATGATTCTATTAATTTATTCTGCCGGTTTCCTGATTTTTATCAAAAAATAATATTACAATGTTTAAATTTTCCCTTTTATTTTTATCAGCAGCCTTTTGCCGGCTTTGCCTTTTACTTTGGCCCGGAAGGACGGATAGTCATACCTGAGTATTGAAGGATTGATGTCTTTTTTTTCATAATCTCTCCACATGTGTTTCTTCCTGGTCGATGCACGATTATTCTTTTTATTCACAAGGACGACTCTCTGCTTCATGGCTTCATCTCCTATCTCGATCAGGAGAGAGATTATCGGTAATCTATTTAGGGTTTTGGTTCATGAATTTTTCAGCCCGGATAAAACCCGATATTAAGATAGAATATGAATATTTTGTGAATTTAGATTGGATTTTCAGAAAAAATTTATTTAATCGTCGTAATTGATCAGCATCATACTGTTGAAGACTGCAGAGAAGATGATCTGCATCCCCGAGAGAAACAGCGTTAATGCAATTACTGCATTTGTAACCTGAGACAGGCTTCCGAATCCCGATTCGATCCAGTTGAGGATAATGTAAAGACCAATAATAGCACCGGCTGCAATAATGATTATCCCGGCAACCAGTTCTCGTTCAAGATTCTGGTAATTGGCAATTTTTGTTATTATTCCTACGTCCTCGTTGTATCCTGCAATGATGGAATAGGTCTTAATGTTGATGCCCATCAGGATTGCCTGAAGGCCACCGATAAAGAGGATCGACGCAAGAACGAAAGAGTGCAGGTTTGAATTCTCCAGGTTTCCTTCCAGATAATATATCGCCATAAGAACAGCACCCATTATAAAGAAGAAGAAACCAGGAATCGCAAGGAACGGAAGAGGCTGGTACAGCAGCATGAACCGTACATGCCTCCAGCCGTCTGCAAAGCTGTGCAGGTTTGACGGGGCCTTTCTAGGGTAGTAGTCTATAGGGACCTCGGATATCTTCAGGTTTTTTCTTGCAGCCTCGATTATCATCTCGGATGCAAACTCCATGCCCGGCGTCTTCAGGTTGAGACTGTCGAGGGCTTCTTTTTTAATGGCTCTCATTCCGCAGTGAGCATCGGATATATTGGTCTTGAATACCTTGTTCAGCATCCACGTGAGAACCGGATTTCCGATATACTGGTGGAGCGCCGGCATCGCCCCTTTCATGATATTTCCCTTGAGGCGGCTGCCCATGACGAAATCGGAGCCTGATTCGATCTCTTTTATAAATTCGGGAATTTTTTTGATATCATATGTCCCGTCCGCATCGAGTATGACTATGATCTCTCCCAAAGCCTCCCTGAAGGCGTATAGGTATGCGTTACCGTATCCTTTCTTTTCAGGCCGGATGACTTTTGCCCCGAGTTTTTCGGCGATCTCGTCCGTCCTGTCGGTGGAAGACGAAGAGACGATGATCTCGGCGGAGATGTTGTTTTCTTCGAGCACGGTTTTGATCTCTTCGATGCAGTCGGCTATGGTGAGCTCTTCGTTTAGCGCCGGGAGTATGACTGAGACGTATGGGTGATCTTCTTTTAACTTGGGGGCCGGGTTTTCGTTCATGTCTCTTCGTTTTATTTTCTTGTGAATTATCTGAGAAAGATTACAGGAATTCATTTGAATTTATATTTATGGCATTCCTGCATTTTCCCGCCGGAATATCATTTATAGTCTACGTTTATATTTAAACGGGTTTTGTTTAATCTTTCTGGTTTCGGTTCGCAGTTCGGATTTTGTGATGATAAATTTTTTTTAGAAGATTCAAAGATACCTGAATCTCTTCACGTCAGTCTTGATCTTGTTTCTGATCATAAAGTTGTATGAGAAGTATTATACTTTGGATACAACATGTCAAATTGATTCCGGTAGAAATTGTGGTTTATTATTCATTTCTTCCTGTTAATGAGCAATGCACCACTTATACATCCAGGTCAGATGTCGTCAAGGTCAAATACAATATATCCCATTTCACGCAGAGTCTCTTTTTCTTCTACCTTCTTTGCAAAAAGTGCAAAGTGCTCCTTTCTGGACTCATTATTCCACTGAACAGAACCCGACTTTTTTTCAAGGCCTGATAGAATCCTTCCGGCATCGATTTTATCAAGATTCTTCCATTTGCATTCAACAAATAAAATATCCCTGTTTTCCGGGTTGGTGACAACCGCATCGATCTCATTTTCCTTATGCCACCAGGGTCTTACATCAGTAAAAGTGAAAGGAAGAGGGACTTCTTTGGTTTTTATTTGCTCAATTACCAGCCGCTCAAATTGTTTCCCGTAATATGCATTGAGCTGAGGAGAAATACGGGAATAAACTTCATCAATGAGGCCCATTTCCAGGTCTGATAAATTCGGATATACAAACCTGAACCAGAATCTGAAGAACTGGTCATTAATCTCATAGATCCCGCCTTTTTTTCTCCCAAGAGGGAGTATATATTCAATAAAACGGAGATTTTCAAGGACCGAGAGGTATTTTGAAAGATTGCCCTTCTCTATTCCGGTGACTGAAGATAATTCTCCCTGTTTATTGTACCCGAGAGAGAGATATTTGAGAATTAGTGTATATGTTTTAGGTTCCCTGAATTCTTCTCTAAGCAAAACTCCGGGTTCGTTGTAGAGGACCTCACCTTTTCTGAGTATTTTTTTCTTTATATTTTCTTCAACTGTTAAGGAGCCATCGAGTTTTTGAAGGTAAAAAGGGATGCCTCCGCATATTGCCCATAAACAGAACAGATCTGATTTTTCATAAACCGGGTAAAAATACTTCAGGTGCTTAAACGACATTGGTGAAACGTTCCACTCACCTGTTCTTCTCCCGTATAAAGGGCTTTTGTAACCTAATACCTCGGTTTCCATCATTCCCATCGAAGAGCCGCAGATTATCAGGAATAGATTTCTGTCAATAAGTAGTTCATCCCAGATCTTTTGAAATACTGAAACGACTCCGCGATTCAGCTCAATCAGATATGGAAATTCATCGATTGCAATTACCGCATTTCTGTTGCCTATCTCTTCTGAAAAATGCTTATATAATGAATAGAAGGACGAGACGTCGATATCCCTGAAATATTCTTTTCCGGTGAGGTCAGCGAATTTATCTTTCATCTCTTTGATATTTTCTTCAGTACTGTCATTTGTGCAGAGGATATATGTCCCGTCTTTGTCTTCAATGAATTTTTTTATCAGTTCGGTCTTTCCAATCCTCCGCTTCCCGTACAAAACGATCATCTGGGCTGAATTTTCGGCATATTTCTTGTTGAGAAAATCGAGTTCCTGCTCCCGGTTCACGAAAGGTTGTATCATAAGTATTATACTTTACATACAACTATTTAAGGATTGTACATGATAAGATTATTCAGGCATTTTGTGCCTGTGCTATGACATAAATTAGATTTTATTTTCTTATTGATAACTTTCTGGCCCTATTTCCTGGAAATTATACGGGAGGAAGAGGCTGCATAATGGGCCGGGGAGAGATTCCTTTTGGATCCATATCGCTGAACAGGTTTCATCCGGATTATGTGAAAAGTGGTCTGAAGGCTGAATTGATTATCGGACCTGACAGGACAGCGATGTTAATTCATCCCGTTCTCAATAAATTGAATTTACATCCAAGAGAAACCAGGATTCGTAAAACATAAAATAAAACTTAAATAATGCTCAAAATATGGCCAAATTACGATTTTTCTAATCCTCACAGAAGCCCCAGATTCCACGATCTCACCTTTAGTCGACAAACATCGTCAGAAAAAAAAGGAGGCTATAACGTGCCGCCATATCTCTACAATCCATGCTTTAATCCCTGTGGAACAGGCATATTTTCGTTATTTCAAAAGTGTTTTCAAAGCAGCGGATTAAAAGCTGAAATAAGCCCGAATTATCGTTTTTTGGGTAAGGATCATATCTGAAAAAAGTTCCGGATTTACCTGACGCAGGGATCGGACTTCTCAGGTGTTGATTCGGGCTCTGATCTCTTCGATGCAGTCTCCTACGGGGAGTTTTCTTTTAACTTGGGGGGCCGGGTTTTCGTTCATGTCTCTTCGTTTTATTTTTTTATGATTATCTGAGAAAGGTTACAGGAATTTATTTAGATTTTTATTTATAGGATTCTTGCATTTTTTCGCCAGAATATCATTTATAATCTACGTTTATATTTAAACGGGTTTTGTTTAATCGTCGCTATATAGAAATCCTCATTTTAGCATTTTGGTATTAGCATTTTTTACAATTCAACTGCTTTATGAAAGTTTGTTTAGAAAATTTCTATAAGGCCCAATTTTATCTAATTAGATATTAATTAATAATTGTAATCTAAAAAGAGAGAGATATAATAAGGTGATAGTGATTTCAAATATAAACAATATAATTGAAAACTTTAATAGGGTTAATATTCTTGCTATTGGGGACTTAATGATTGACCAATATTTAGAGGGGAGTGTAACACGTATATCCCCAGAAGCACCTGTACCTGTTGTTGATGTAGAATATGAGCAGTATAAATTGGGAGGAGCTGCAAATGCGATAAATAATATAAAAAGTCTGGGAGGATCTGTTGAAGCAATAGGGATTATTGGAAAAGATGATTCTGGAAAAATGTTGTTAGACATGCTAATGGAAAAAGGCATTGATACTAAAGGAATTATAATATCTGATGATAGACCTACGATACTGAAAACCAGAGTTATCGGTAACGGTCACCAAATAGTAAGAATAGATAAAGAAATTCGAAATCCTATCGATAATAAAACAACAGAGTGTGTATTAAATTATATTAAACAAAGGATTAATGATTTCAATGCAATTTTAATATCTGATTATAATAAAGGATTTATATCACAGCAATTACTGTCTGGAATAGTATCATTAGCACAATTATATAACATACCAATCATTGTAAATTCAAAAGCAGAAAAATTATGCTCTTATAAAAATATCTCTATAATTATTACTGATCTATCTTATGCATCAGAAGCGGTTGGCATAAAAGCAATAAATGAAACAAGTGTCCGAAATGTAGGTCAATGGTTGTTAACCCATCTCGATTGCAGGGGCGTTCTAATTATTCGTGGTAAAAAGGGAATTACGTTATTTGATAAAAATAATGATGTAAAAAATCACTTTATTAATCCGATTGAGGCAAATGATATAACAGGTGTAAGTGACGTTTTAACTGGTGTTATGGCTCTGTCTTTAGCAAGCGGTCTGGATTTACAAAATGCAGCAACAATTGTAAATGCAGCAGCAAATGTTGCTTTTAAGAAAAAAGGAGTGCATACAATTACAAAAGATGAATTATTAGAGCAGATCTCATGACAGAAATTACATCAGAAGATTTAAAAAAATTAGAAGATAAAGCGAATCTAATTCGCAGGCATGTCATAAAAATATTAAATAGTGCCGGTTCAGGGCATACGGGAGGGTCTCTCTCATGCACAGACCTTTTAGTAGCATTATATTTTCATGTAATGAACCATAGTCCTGATGTTAAATTAGAAAATCAGGACAGATTTATATTATCGAAAGGCCATGCAGCACCTGCTTTGTACTCAACATTGGCAGAATGTGGATATTTTTCTATCAATGAATTAGAATCATTAAGAAAAAATAACGGTTTTCTTCAAGGCCATCCCGATTGCAAAATACCTGGAGTGGAGGTTTCCGGAGGCTCACTTGGTCAGGGTCTCTCAATTGCTAATGGCCTATCTATTGCTGCAAAATATGACAATAAAAATTCAAAAATCTATGTTTTATTAGGAGATGGTGAATGTGACGAGGGTCAGATTTGGGAAGCAGCTATGCTCTCTGCACATTATAAACTAGATAATATTATTGCAATTGTCGATCGTAATGGCCTTCAAATTGACGGTCAGACTGAAAAAGTTATGTGTCTTGAGCCATTTGCAAGAAAATGGGAATCCTTTGGATGGAATATAATTGAAATTGACGGGAATGATATGTCACAGATAATAAATGCCTTTAAAGAAGCAAAATGCTTAACAGGTAAACCCACAGTGATAATTGCATATACATTTAAAGGAAAAGGCGTTTCTTTTATGGAATGGGTTAATTCATTCCATGGTAAGGCCCCTAACGAAACAGAGATGAATATGGCTTTAGAGGAATTAAAATGAGCTATTTATCAACCCGAGAGGCCTGTGGAAATGCTTTGACTGAGCTTGGAGAAACAGAAAAAGATATTTTTGTACTTGACGCTGATCTTTCCGTATCAACACAGACAAAAAAATTTGCAGAAAGATATCCTCAAAGATTTCTCAATGTAGGATGTGCCGAACAAAATTTAGTTGGAACAGCTGCTGGTCTGGCTATAGCTAGGAAAACAGTTTTTGTAGGTTCTTATGCTATGTTCATTAACAGGGCGTGGGAGCAGATTAGAAATACTATATCTCATGACAACCTGAATGTCAAAATATTAGCCAGTCATTCTGGTATGACAAATGCTCCCGATGGCGCATCTCATCAGTGTTTTGAAGATATTGCCATTATGAGGGTAATACCAAACATGTCTGTTCTGTGTCCGGCAGATGAAATTGAAGCTAAAAAATTAATCCTTGCTGAAGCTTATCGAAAAGGCCCTTCATATATCAGATTGAATCGGATTGCTACACAACCAATTTATGACATCGATTATGAATTTGAGTTTGGTAAGGCAGTACAAATAAAAGAAGGGACAGATGTTACTGTGATTGCAACCGGGACCATGGTTACAGAGGCAATAAAAGCATCAGAAGTGCTGAAAAAAGAGGGAATAAATGCACAAATCCTGAATGTACATACATTGAAACCATTAGATAATGATACAATTATAAAAGCAGCAAAAGATACTGGTCGTGTCGTTACAATTGAAGAACATAGCAGATATGGTGGTCTCGGTGGAGCCATTGCCGAAATTCTCGCAGAAAGTTATCCTGTTCCTATGAGGATAATCGGAATAAAGGATAGATTTGGAGAATCGGGAGTGTATGAGCATTTAATAAATAAGTTTGGTTTAAATGCGTCTGAAATTGTAAAGAGTGCTAAAATTTTACTTGGTGAAAAGAAATGAAATTTTTTATTGATACTGCAAATATTGATGAGATAAGGATTGCTAATGACTGGGGAATCATTGACGGTGTAACAACGAATCCTTCTTTGGTGGCAAAAGAAGAAAAAGACTTCCGGGCTCTTATTGAAGAGATTCTTGGTATTGTAAACGGACCTATAAGTGTAGAAGTTATTAGTACCGATACAGAAGGAATGGTAAAAGAAGCACTGGATATATCACAATGGTCAGAAAACATTGTGGTAAAAATACCAATGATTCCTGAAGGATTGAAAGCTATAAAAATATTACATAATAAAGGCATCAAAACGAATGCTACGCTGATATTCTCGGTTAATCAGGCGCTAATGGCTGCCAAAGCAGGAGCAAATTATGTAAGTCCATTTATTGGAAGATTAGATGATATAGGACAAGATGGTTTACAGATAATTCGGGATTTAAGAGAAATTTTTAGCCAGTATGACTTAAAAAACGAAATCATTGTAGCCAGCATCAGGCATCCTTTGCATGTTGTGGAGTCAGCAAAAGCCGGAGCACATGTTGCTACAATTCCATTTGGCGTAATAGAAAAGATGTTTAAACATCCTTTAACAGACAGCGGGCTCAATAGTTTCTTAAAAGACTGGAATAAAACACAAAAATAACGGGTATGACAATGGATAAAGAATCAAACATTTATGTTGCAGGGCACAAAGGACTTTTGGGCTCTGCATTGATAAAAAAACTACATTCGGAAGGCTACACGAATATTATCTTTAAAAATCATGATCAATTGGATTTAACCAATCAAAATGCAGTAGATGATTTTTTCAAAAATGAAACACCTGAATATGTCTTTCTTGCAGCTGGTTTAACAGGGGGAATTTTAGCAAATAAAACCTATCCTGCCACATTTCTGCATACTAACATTGCTATTCAGGATAACGTATTTCAGGCAGCTGTAAAATATGATGTGAAAAATTTAGTTTT from Methanolacinia petrolearia DSM 11571 encodes:
- a CDS encoding transketolase family protein; this translates as MSYLSTREACGNALTELGETEKDIFVLDADLSVSTQTKKFAERYPQRFLNVGCAEQNLVGTAAGLAIARKTVFVGSYAMFINRAWEQIRNTISHDNLNVKILASHSGMTNAPDGASHQCFEDIAIMRVIPNMSVLCPADEIEAKKLILAEAYRKGPSYIRLNRIATQPIYDIDYEFEFGKAVQIKEGTDVTVIATGTMVTEAIKASEVLKKEGINAQILNVHTLKPLDNDTIIKAAKDTGRVVTIEEHSRYGGLGGAIAEILAESYPVPMRIIGIKDRFGESGVYEHLINKFGLNASEIVKSAKILLGEKK
- the fsa gene encoding fructose-6-phosphate aldolase, giving the protein MKFFIDTANIDEIRIANDWGIIDGVTTNPSLVAKEEKDFRALIEEILGIVNGPISVEVISTDTEGMVKEALDISQWSENIVVKIPMIPEGLKAIKILHNKGIKTNATLIFSVNQALMAAKAGANYVSPFIGRLDDIGQDGLQIIRDLREIFSQYDLKNEIIVASIRHPLHVVESAKAGAHVATIPFGVIEKMFKHPLTDSGLNSFLKDWNKTQK